From the Paenibacillus sp. MMS20-IR301 genome, the window TCCACCGCAAGGAGATGGTCGATTACGGAAGGGAGCTGGACGGAACCGAGAATATCCACTGCCTGGAAGGCTCGGAGTACATTGATATTCTCGAAAGCCTGCAGCCGATTGACGGAGAGTTCACGAATATGAAACGCCGCTACAGCTGCTTCTTCGGAACCGATCTGGACATCCTGCTGCGCGGGCTGAACGTACAGACGCTGATTATGGGCGGATACTATACTGATGTCTGCGTGCACTATACCGCCGTAGATGCGCATCAGAACGATTATTACATCCGCGTCCTGCATGACGGCTGTCTGGGCTCCAGCCAGGCCGCGCATCAGGCTTCCCTGAATGCCATGACGTATCTGCAGCACGCGTCCAAGACAGATTCCGCTGAAATGGTTCCATTAATAGAAGCTTGGGGTAAGGCCCGCAGAGCATCCGTATAATACGGATGCTTCATCCGCACAGAAGATTTATCAGGAGGGGCCGTTCAATGGAGGGGAGAGCAATCAGATGAAGAAAAAGAAAACCCAGCTGTTTAAGATCCGCGGTGAAATCAGCCGCAAAGTATACATGATTACTGTAGTTGCCACTTTTGCCGGGATCCTTGCGGTCTGGAGCCTGCTCAGCTACGGTAATCTGGTTAGTCCTACCTTTTTGCCGTCACCGGGAAAAGTAGGGCAATCCTTCATTACAAACATCCAGGACGGAGATTTCTGGGGTTATGTAGGCATCAGTGCCTACCGCGTATTGATGGGCTATCTGCTCACCTGTCTGCTGGCAATTCCGCTGGGAATTCTTGCCGGGACATTCAAAATTTTCGAAGCCATTATAGTGCCTGTAACTGAATTTATCCGCTACATGCCTGCCACTGCCTTCATCCCGCTCATCATCGTCTGGATCGGGCTTGGTGAATCTGCCAAAATCGCTGTGATCTTTGTAGGCTGCTTCTTCCAGATGGTGCTCATGGTTGCCGATAATGCCAAGTCCGTATCCGGCGAGCTGCTGCAGGCCTCTTATACGCTTGGGGCCAGTAAACTCCAGGTGCTCCGCAAGGTTCTGCTCCCGGCCCTGCTGCCGGATCTGATGAACTCGCTGCGCCTGATCATGGGCTGGGCCTGGTCTTATCTGGTAGCTGCAGAGCTGTTCGCCGCAAGCTCCGGTCTCGGATTCATGATTATGCGGGCGCAGCGGTATATGCAGACCGAAACCATTTTCCTGGGAATTCTGATTATCGGTCTGCTGGGTCTGATTATTGACCGGCTGTTCGCATTGCTGAACAAGAAACTGTTCCCATGGGCTGAAGGAGGACGATAACATGAATTCTATCTATAGTGCTGCCGGACCGGCTCCATCCGCCGCGGCCGGAGAAACCAGACAACGCAAGATTGTCGTCAATGCTTTATCCAAAAGCTATGAAACGAAAAAAGACACGTTCCTGGCCTTGGACCATGTGGATGCCCATATTTACGAAAATGAGTTCGTCACCCTTGTCGGGCCTTCCGGCTGCGGGAAATCCACTATGCTGCGCATTCTGGCCGGTCTTGAAGATGCCTCTTCAGGTACCGCATCCATCTCCGGCCGGACGATTGAGGGTCCGGGAGCGGACCGCGGGGTTGTGTTTCAATCCTATACCCTCTTCCCCTGGCTCTCTGTCCGCGACAATATCGAATTCGGCCTGTCCCTGAAGAACATTCCGCGTAAGCAGCGCAGAGAGGTCTCCGATAAATATCTGGAGCTGGTCAACCTGGTGAACTTTGGCGACACCTATCCCAAGCAGCTGTCCGGCGGCATGAAGCAGCGGGTGGCAATTGCCAGAGCGTTAGCCAATTCCCCGGAAATGCTGCTGATGGACGAGCCCTTTGCGGCCCTTGACGCGCAGACCCGCGGGGATATGCAGGAGCTGCTGCTGAACATCCAGAAGCATGAGAAGGCCACTATTCTGTTCATTACCCATGACATTGAAGAAGCCATCTTCCTCTCGGAAAGATTGTATGTCATGAAGAGCCGTCCAGGCCGCATCGTCCGCGAGATCGAGATTCCGGCCGAAATGCGCCAGAATCAGGACCTTAAGGATTCAGAGCCGTTCATCGCCCTCAAGAAAGAGATTGTCGATCTGCTGCATTCCAAAGAATAAATACACGCGGAGGTTCAGATCTGAACCTTGTGCGGATTGGAGAATCTATGGCGGCTTACACTTCTGTTCACAAATTATACGTCCTGCTCTGCGGCTTCGAGATTCTCCCGCTGGGCATTTCCGTCCGCGGCGGTGATAACCGCATTATAGTCGCAGAGCCGATTTGTGCTTACCTTGCCGAAACGGAGACCGGCTGGGTCTTGTTCGATACTGGCATCGATGCAGAGCGGATACATGATCCGGACTTAGCCAAAGCTTACTATACCGACAGGGGCTGGACTACTTTGCCTGTCGTGCACCCGGCCCATTCTCTTACAGGGCAGCTTCAGGAAATCGGAATCCGGCCGGAGGATATCCATCAGGTCGTAATGTCGCATATGCATACCGATCATACCGGTTACCTCAAGCTGTTCCGCCACGCGACCATTACCGCCCAGCGCGCGGAGTACCACTATGCCCTGTACAACCCTCCTGAGCTGGGAAATATTATAGAGGACTATAACCTGCCGGATCTGAACTGGCAGCTGATTGAAGGCGATCATGAATTGCAGCCGGGGATTCAGCTTTTGTCTACCCCCGGCCATACACCGGGGCATCAATCGGCACTGATCTCCCTGCCCAGCGGCAAGCAGCTTGTACTTACTTTCGATGCGGGCGATTTCCTGCAGAATTTCGACCAGGAGCTGCTCCCCGGCTCCGCCAGCAATGACAGGCAGGCAATGGAATCCCTGCTGCGCCTGAAGCGGCTTGCCAATGAGCCGGGCCATATGCTGTTCCCGCTGCATGATCCTGCTTTTATTCAGACCGCCAGGCTGGCTCCGCTCTATTATGATTAAGCTTCATAACCGCAACTAGGAGATGTAATCCTTTGAAATCTAACCGCACGCAGGCAGCCGCAGTTCCTATGGCGCCTATCATGATTGCCGTCTTCTGCAGCGTCTTTGTCTCGAATCTGAATACGAGCACCGTCAATCTGGCCATTCCTACATTAATGGGAGCTTTTCATACAGAGATGTCTGTTATGCAGTGGGCGCTTACCGGTTACATGATGGCGATCGGCATCGGGTCACCGCTTGCCGGCTTTCTTATTTCAAGATATGGCACTAAAAAAGTATATGCCCTTACCCTGACCGGCTTCTCCCTGGCCTCATTGCTCTGTTCTCTCGCCTGGTCGCCGCTCACCTTGATTTCCGCACGGGTAATCCAGGGAGGCTGCGCCGGCCTGATGCTTCCGGTTACCCTTACGCTGCTCTACCGGACAGCCCCCCGCAGGCATCAGCCGATGGCTGTCAGCCTGTGGGAAGCCGCCGGATGGCTGGGTCCGGCACTCGGTCCGGCTGTCTCAGGGATCTGCCTGCAGTTCCTGAGCTGGCGCTGGCTGTTCCTGCTGAATCTGCCGCTCCTGCTGCTGTCCATTCTGCTGGTTCTCCGCTATGTGCCGGCCAGCACCGGGGATCCTGGGCTGCGGCTGGACAAGCTGAGCGCTGTGCTGTCCAGCACCGGCAGCTTCACCGTGCTGTTCGCCTTCAGCAGGGCTTCCGCTTGGGGGCTGTTCAGCTACCGGACACTGCTGCTGCTTGCCGCCGGAATCCTCTTGCTGGTCCTGTTCGTACGGCGGCAGCTGGGATCGGACAAGCCGCTGCTGGAATTCCGCGTGTTCCGCAGCCGTGCTTATGGCATTAGCGTACTGCTGCTCGGCCTGATCAACGCCGCCTTGTTCGCAGCAGTTTACTTCGTGCCCTATTTCCTCCAGACGGCCAAAGGAGTCCCGGCCGCCAGCACCGGTCTGGTGATGCTTCCGTCCTCTGTAGTGATGGTGCTCCTGCTTCCTGTTGTGGGCAAGCTGTATTCACGGCTCGGGCCGATGAAGCTCGCGGCCGCCGGAATCAGCCTGATGGTGCTGGGCACCTGGATGCTGTCACGCATGACTGCAGAAACCGCTAATGCCGAAGTGATCCTGTGGACAGTGACCCGCAATATCGGCATTGCCTTTTCGTCTATGCCGCTCATGAATGCCGGATTGTCTACCCTGGCTGATAGCCAGATCGGCTCTGCTACCTCAATGACCAGCTGGGTGCGCCAATGTATGGGCTCCCTGTCCATTGCGATCTTCACCGCTTTTTATACCTGGAGAACGGCGGCCGCAGCGGAGGGCGGTATAGCCGCAGTGAACAGCCCGGAAGCCGTAGTCTACGGGGTGCAGCAGGTGTTCATGCTCGTGGCTGTGCTGCTCATCTGTATGCTCCCGCTAGTGGTGACCTTCCGCAAAACAGGCAAGCCGTAAACGGGCAAACACAAACAGCAATCCTCCAGTAATCAGTGGATTGCTGTTTTGTTCTATTATATCCTTGTACAATGCCAGCTTCCCGTCGCTGCTGCAGGCATATCCGCTATGGAACAATCATTGACAGATTCACAGCATACCTCCACCGATCCCTGCCGCTACAGACAGCAAGCCTATGCCTAAACGTTTAGATTATGTAAGTAAAATAAGCTGCAAACGATCCTTGAGCTTCACAGCGTGCTGATTCCGGATACGGAGTCGCGTTCAACCAGCCGGCATTCCGGCATGGACGGGGCTTCCGGCTTATTGCCGTTAATTAAGCTGTGCAGCACCTCAAGCGCCTGATAGCCCATCTCATGCAGCGGCAGTCCCATGGAGGTGATGCGCGGACGCAGGTAATCACTGAATTCACGGTTATCAAAGCCAATGACCGAGAGCTTCTGCGGAACCTGTACTCCCCTCTCCTCTGCCGCTTCCAGGACCCCGACCGCCATTACATCATTCATGGATAGAATCGCAGTAGGAGGCTCCGGCAATGCCAGCAGCTCAGAGGTAAGCCGGTATCCGGACTCCCGTTCCCAATCCCCCATCTTGATCAGCAGCGGGTCAAACGGCAGCTGGAATTCCGTAATGGCCCTATAGTAACCGTTAAGCCGCAGCCTGGACGGAATGGAATCCATCAGACCGCTGATTATGGCAATCCGGCGGTGGCCTTGACGGATCAGATGGGTCATCGCCAGATAAGAGGCCTGCTCATCATTATACTGAATGGAAATCTCATCCTGGGCGTACGAATATGTATAGACAATCGGTTTATCCTCAGTATCAATCAGCCCGGTTAAGTCACGGGGGTGGACACCGATATATATAATTCCATCCACCTGATTACTTAACAGATCAGCTACAGCTGCGTCGACATACTTCCGGTAATCCTCCATGTTCGAGAAATTGCGGCCGATCCGTTTATGCAGGCGGAGGTTGACCAGCAGAATATGCAGGTCATGCTTGTCACCGAAGTCATTGATCCCATCGATGATTTCAGGTGTATTAAATACCGTCACATCCTCCGCAATAACCCCGATCGTATTCGTGCGGTTAAGCTTCAGGCTCTGGGCAATCGCATTGGGCTTGTACTTCAGCTCTTCTATCGCTGCAACGATCCGCTCCCGGGTTTCCAGCCGCACATTACGGGTACCATTAAGCACATAGGAGACTGTAGCAATCGAAACATTGGCCTTGGCGGCGATGTCCTTAATGCTGGTTTTTCTCATCACACATTCTCCTGTTCCAGGCTGCAATTCATTCCTCATTATGTTAAACGTTTAAATTATTCCTAGTTAAAAATATATCATAGGTTTTTGCAGTTTTGCAACCCCTTACATCCAGATAATGGAGTTTATTTACTTATTAACTCCTGTATATGCGCCGCCAGCTTGCCGGCAGCCTTACGATGAGTCGCCTGTGACGGGTGAAAATCCGCTGCGTATCCGTCAGCAGCCAGCTGCTCATCAAACCTCATGGAAGTAACCTTGCTGTCGCCCGTTTCCTGTATGTGCCTGCTGACCGCCTGCTCTACATACGGGTACAGTCTGCCGCCCATAATGCCCAGTGTGCAAAGGATCTGGGCTTGCGGATTATGCCGTCTTACCGTTCCAAGAAATACAGCATAGGCTTCAGCATATTCCTGCTGCCTTGCGGGGTCTTCCTTCGTGTAGGAATCATCATTCGTCCCCAGATTAATGACAATCAGCTCCGGCATAAATTTGCTGAAATCCCAGCTTATCTCCTGAGGGAGCAGGGTGTCCGCGAATCTGCCCTCGGACTTGCCGGCCTTCTCATAGTATTCAGGAAGCAGATGTGTCAGCAGCTTCTGATCATTCTCCGTATAGCCCGTAATGATGCCATAACCACTGTACGAAACCATGCTGTAATCTGCCTGCAGCTGCTCTGCTGCCAGATACGCATACGCCTTGGTCACATCTTCTGTAGCCGTTGAGAAGGAATGCAGCTCGTATTCATCGTCTACCCCGTAGCCGCAGGTAATCGAATCCCCGATAAATTCAATGGCATGCGCCAAGGACGGGGCGGGCTTAATTCCATCCGCAGCCTGAACCGCAATTTCTTGAATCCCCAGCGTCGACATAGCCGCTTCGGACAGCTTGATGACCTTTACCGTAACCTGCTGCTCGGTATCACTGGCAAATACGGTATAGGTTGTCAGCTGCTGCTTCACCTGCTGATCGATTACCCGTTCACCGTTAACAAAAATACCGACACGGGCCTGATTATTCCCGCTTAAAGCGATAGAATCTCCTGCCAGTGTAATCTCCGCCTTCGTTCCGTAGAACGAAAACTCCACACCTCCGCCGGACAATGCCAGCCACCGTACACCGTTATAGAAATGCGTCCGGCCGATAACTTTTACATACTCTTCTGTTGCCTGGAACACCTGCGATAAATTAGTCATAGTATGATCTTCCTGCTTTCTGTGTAACTCTATGGATACAGTAAAATAGTACTTGCTATGTTGACTTTAACAAAGCTCCCAGCTGATTTCAATAAACTTCTATCCGGCAAGCTCATTGAGCAATGTTGTGCTATCCCATATAATTAAACCGGAGAATCAAAGACATTCTAAATCGTCACCAGGAGGATAACATGGATATTCAGAGAGGCACTTACGGCTTCCGGTTCGCCGAAGATACCGGGCTTCAGCTGTGTATATTGTTCGCTGCCGGCTGTGATTCAATTACCGGCCCGGCATACAGCTGGGATGGTCTGGAGCGGACTGACGGGCCTCTTCTGCTGTTTCAGTACACCTTCTCCGGCGAAGGCATATTTGAGTCGGGACAGCGAACGCACCGTATAGCCGCCGGCCAGGCCTTCCTCGCCGAGATTCCCGGGCCTCACCGTTATTACTACCATCCGGACGCTACAGAGCCCTGGGAATTCATGTTCCTGCTGTTCCGCCCGGCTCTGATTCTGCCGCATTGGCGCAAATTCCTTCACGAAGCCGGCGAAGCTCCCTATCTGCCTGCCGACAGTCCCCCTGTCCGGCTGGCGCAAATGATTGTGGCTGATGCAGGAGCGGGCAGAATCTCTGATCCGCTGATTGCCTCGTCCTGTATCTACCAGTTCGTGACCGAGCTGGCCCGGCTGCAGGTTACTTCGCTGCGGGACAGGGCGAACTGGGCCGATAATATAAGACGGGCAGCAGAATATATTGAGCTCCATTACTCCCAAATGATCAGTATCGACCAGCTCTCCGAGCATGTCTCGCTCTCCAAATATCATCTGATCCGCCGCTTCTCGGCAAGCACAGGCCTGACTCCTGTTGCTTACCTGACCCGCGTCCGGACAGAGAAAGCCATGGAGCTGCTGCGCGGAACCCCGCTCAGCATCGAAGCGATTGCCGGAGCGGTCGGCTACTCCAGCGGAAGCTATTTCATCAAAGCCTTCCGCAGCCTAACCGGGCTTACCCCGGGGGAATTCCGCAGCGGCGGCGAGAGCCTCGTCTACCGCAAGCTGTTCTTCGACTAGGCGCAATATAGTGCTATCCGGCTTGCAAGATTACTATAGATATCAGCTCTCTCCTTGATTATGATGAACTAGACAAGCGCAGGAAGCGCACTAATTCAACTGCAAAGGAGCTCTACCATGACACATAAGCTTGCAGCACCTACTCCCCCGCTCGGCTGGAACAGCTGGGACTGCTACGGGGCGGCCGTAACCGAAGAAGAAATCCGCGGTAATGCAGAATATATGGCAGCAAATCTCAAAGAATTCGGCTGGGATTATATTACTGTGGACATCCAGTGGTATGAGCCTTACGCCAACTCCTCACAATACCGGGCCTTCGTCCCCCTAGTAATGGACGAATATTCCCGGTTGATGCCGGCCGAGAACCGCTTCCCGTCCGCTGCAGGCGGCAAGGGCTTCAAGCCGCTGGCTGATTATGTGCACAGCCTTGGCCTGAAGTTCGGCATTCATATCATGCGCGGAATTCCCCGCCAGGCAGCTCATGCCGGCACTGCAATTCTCGGCAGCAATGCCACTGCGCGCGAAATTGCCCACACGAATTCGATCTGTCCCTGGAATACTGACATGTACGGTGTAGATGCCGCGCAGGATGGTGCGGAAGCTTACTACAATTCCCTGTTCGCCCTATACGCGGAATGGGGGGTTGATCTGGTGAAGGTTGATGATATCGCCGCCTCCAGGCTGTATGATACCCATCAGCCGGAAATCGCACTGATTGCCAAGGCAATCGAACGCAGCGGCAGACCCATGGTGCTCAGCCTCTCCCCTGGCCCAGCTCCGGTAGAATACGCGGAATTCTTCACTGGGCATGCCAATATGTGGCGTGTGACCGATGATTTCTGGGACCTGTGGCCGCTGCTTCTGGATATGTTCGACCGCTGCCGGAAATGGCAGGGCGTGCCGCAGCCCGGCACCTGGCCTGACTGTGACATGCTGCCGCTCGGCCACATCGGGATCCGTTCAGTGGATGGCGGCGGAGCTGACCGCTGGACCCGGTTCACCCGGGATGAGCAGCTGACCATGATGTCGCTGTGGAGCATCTTCCGCTCGCCGCTGATCTTCGGCGGCGAGCTGCGCGACAATGACGAGTGGACATTGTCGCTCCTTACCAACCGTGAGGTGCTGCACATGCACAAGGACAGCTACGGCGCGAAGGAAGCCCTGCATGAGGGCGACCTGATCGTCTGGACAGCGGAAGAAGCCGGAGGCTCCCGCTATGCCGCAGTGTTCAACACCGGAGACAGCCCGCTGCCGGTAGAGCTTGCCCTTGAACCGCTGGGCCTTGCGGGCTATGCCACAGGCACCGAGCTCTGGAGTTGCGCACCAGCCGTGCTTGCAGGCGGCCAGCTGCAGGCTGATGTGCCGGCGCATGGCGTACGGCTCTACCGCTTCCAGTAAGTCATAACAGAGGATCTGTCCACCGGGCAGATCCTCTGTTATATTATTTGGTCATTTCAGATAGGCACGGACCACGATATCCTGGTCATGATTACCGAATCCGGCTCCATAGAGGGTCAAGCCGCCTACGTTCACGGCTTGCTCATCCACCGCGAACCGCAGTGTCCAGAAAGGCTCAGCCAGATTCAGCTCGGCTGCCGTCACATCCGACATCCGCTCCCCATCAATGTACGTACCTGCAGCATCAATGCGGATCGTCTTCAGCAGCCCGTACTGATTGACATTACGGTGCCACCAGGCCGGGGTGTATTTGCCCCGTGCAGCTCTTCCGAAGTCAGCCGGACTGGTCCAGGTCCCGAGGAAAACCCCGTTGAAGGTGAAGCTGATATCTGAAGGCCAATGATCCCGCAGGCCAGGGGCTTCAGAAGCCAGCTCGGCCGAGATTTCAATCGCTTCGGCTGTTTCACCCGCCAGTACATAGTTGGGCATTTTGTATTCAACATATCCTCTGCCAAACCATAGAATCCCCGCATGAACCCGCTCAGGATCAAGGAAATACCGTGGATCATCCCACACGCCGATCTCCTTCTCATGGGTCCCCAGTCCGCAGGTCGGATGGACTTCGAAGGCCGTATAGTGACCGACAGATATGCTCTGCTCCTTGAACTTCACTGTCTGATTAGCTGCCGGAAGCTCAATCTCAATACTTTGCGGCTCCAGATAACACAGCTTATGGGTTCCCCCGTTCAGCCTTACCCTGCGGCTACCGGTAAGTCCCGCTAGTTCCAGCTTGCGGATATGCATGGTGATGATAGAGGGGCTGAGCTGCAGCCGTCCGGCAATATCCTTCACATTCATCTCCTGATCCGCCAGCAGGCTCATAATCCGCCATCTGACCTCACTTGCCAGTGCTTCGTATAATGCCATGAATTTAGGTTCACCGTTCGCTTTGATCAGCATGACAGATAACCACCCCGTTTTGTTGAAATGATATTTTTATTAATTTAACTGATTTATAATTTAGGATCA encodes:
- a CDS encoding LacI family DNA-binding transcriptional regulator; this translates as MRKTSIKDIAAKANVSIATVSYVLNGTRNVRLETRERIVAAIEELKYKPNAIAQSLKLNRTNTIGVIAEDVTVFNTPEIIDGINDFGDKHDLHILLVNLRLHKRIGRNFSNMEDYRKYVDAAVADLLSNQVDGIIYIGVHPRDLTGLIDTEDKPIVYTYSYAQDEISIQYNDEQASYLAMTHLIRQGHRRIAIISGLMDSIPSRLRLNGYYRAITEFQLPFDPLLIKMGDWERESGYRLTSELLALPEPPTAILSMNDVMAVGVLEAAEERGVQVPQKLSVIGFDNREFSDYLRPRITSMGLPLHEMGYQALEVLHSLINGNKPEAPSMPECRLVERDSVSGISTL
- a CDS encoding glycoside hydrolase family 27 protein: MTHKLAAPTPPLGWNSWDCYGAAVTEEEIRGNAEYMAANLKEFGWDYITVDIQWYEPYANSSQYRAFVPLVMDEYSRLMPAENRFPSAAGGKGFKPLADYVHSLGLKFGIHIMRGIPRQAAHAGTAILGSNATAREIAHTNSICPWNTDMYGVDAAQDGAEAYYNSLFALYAEWGVDLVKVDDIAASRLYDTHQPEIALIAKAIERSGRPMVLSLSPGPAPVEYAEFFTGHANMWRVTDDFWDLWPLLLDMFDRCRKWQGVPQPGTWPDCDMLPLGHIGIRSVDGGGADRWTRFTRDEQLTMMSLWSIFRSPLIFGGELRDNDEWTLSLLTNREVLHMHKDSYGAKEALHEGDLIVWTAEEAGGSRYAAVFNTGDSPLPVELALEPLGLAGYATGTELWSCAPAVLAGGQLQADVPAHGVRLYRFQ
- a CDS encoding ArsR family transcriptional regulator; this translates as MIKANGEPKFMALYEALASEVRWRIMSLLADQEMNVKDIAGRLQLSPSIITMHIRKLELAGLTGSRRVRLNGGTHKLCYLEPQSIEIELPAANQTVKFKEQSISVGHYTAFEVHPTCGLGTHEKEIGVWDDPRYFLDPERVHAGILWFGRGYVEYKMPNYVLAGETAEAIEISAELASEAPGLRDHWPSDISFTFNGVFLGTWTSPADFGRAARGKYTPAWWHRNVNQYGLLKTIRIDAAGTYIDGERMSDVTAAELNLAEPFWTLRFAVDEQAVNVGGLTLYGAGFGNHDQDIVVRAYLK
- a CDS encoding ABC transporter permease, producing MKKKKTQLFKIRGEISRKVYMITVVATFAGILAVWSLLSYGNLVSPTFLPSPGKVGQSFITNIQDGDFWGYVGISAYRVLMGYLLTCLLAIPLGILAGTFKIFEAIIVPVTEFIRYMPATAFIPLIIVWIGLGESAKIAVIFVGCFFQMVLMVADNAKSVSGELLQASYTLGASKLQVLRKVLLPALLPDLMNSLRLIMGWAWSYLVAAELFAASSGLGFMIMRAQRYMQTETIFLGILIIGLLGLIIDRLFALLNKKLFPWAEGGR
- a CDS encoding ABC transporter ATP-binding protein codes for the protein MNSIYSAAGPAPSAAAGETRQRKIVVNALSKSYETKKDTFLALDHVDAHIYENEFVTLVGPSGCGKSTMLRILAGLEDASSGTASISGRTIEGPGADRGVVFQSYTLFPWLSVRDNIEFGLSLKNIPRKQRREVSDKYLELVNLVNFGDTYPKQLSGGMKQRVAIARALANSPEMLLMDEPFAALDAQTRGDMQELLLNIQKHEKATILFITHDIEEAIFLSERLYVMKSRPGRIVREIEIPAEMRQNQDLKDSEPFIALKKEIVDLLHSKE
- a CDS encoding DHA2 family efflux MFS transporter permease subunit is translated as MKSNRTQAAAVPMAPIMIAVFCSVFVSNLNTSTVNLAIPTLMGAFHTEMSVMQWALTGYMMAIGIGSPLAGFLISRYGTKKVYALTLTGFSLASLLCSLAWSPLTLISARVIQGGCAGLMLPVTLTLLYRTAPRRHQPMAVSLWEAAGWLGPALGPAVSGICLQFLSWRWLFLLNLPLLLLSILLVLRYVPASTGDPGLRLDKLSAVLSSTGSFTVLFAFSRASAWGLFSYRTLLLLAAGILLLVLFVRRQLGSDKPLLEFRVFRSRAYGISVLLLGLINAALFAAVYFVPYFLQTAKGVPAASTGLVMLPSSVVMVLLLPVVGKLYSRLGPMKLAAAGISLMVLGTWMLSRMTAETANAEVILWTVTRNIGIAFSSMPLMNAGLSTLADSQIGSATSMTSWVRQCMGSLSIAIFTAFYTWRTAAAAEGGIAAVNSPEAVVYGVQQVFMLVAVLLICMLPLVVTFRKTGKP
- a CDS encoding SGNH/GDSL hydrolase family protein, whose amino-acid sequence is MTNLSQVFQATEEYVKVIGRTHFYNGVRWLALSGGGVEFSFYGTKAEITLAGDSIALSGNNQARVGIFVNGERVIDQQVKQQLTTYTVFASDTEQQVTVKVIKLSEAAMSTLGIQEIAVQAADGIKPAPSLAHAIEFIGDSITCGYGVDDEYELHSFSTATEDVTKAYAYLAAEQLQADYSMVSYSGYGIITGYTENDQKLLTHLLPEYYEKAGKSEGRFADTLLPQEISWDFSKFMPELIVINLGTNDDSYTKEDPARQQEYAEAYAVFLGTVRRHNPQAQILCTLGIMGGRLYPYVEQAVSRHIQETGDSKVTSMRFDEQLAADGYAADFHPSQATHRKAAGKLAAHIQELISK
- a CDS encoding AraC family transcriptional regulator, with protein sequence MDIQRGTYGFRFAEDTGLQLCILFAAGCDSITGPAYSWDGLERTDGPLLLFQYTFSGEGIFESGQRTHRIAAGQAFLAEIPGPHRYYYHPDATEPWEFMFLLFRPALILPHWRKFLHEAGEAPYLPADSPPVRLAQMIVADAGAGRISDPLIASSCIYQFVTELARLQVTSLRDRANWADNIRRAAEYIELHYSQMISIDQLSEHVSLSKYHLIRRFSASTGLTPVAYLTRVRTEKAMELLRGTPLSIEAIAGAVGYSSGSYFIKAFRSLTGLTPGEFRSGGESLVYRKLFFD
- a CDS encoding isochorismatase family cysteine hydrolase is translated as MEKESRKIVGNPALLLVDPQKGIHKAPGGYAEGEVDASIHALKLVLTAAREAGMPVIFFQEIHRKEMVDYGRELDGTENIHCLEGSEYIDILESLQPIDGEFTNMKRRYSCFFGTDLDILLRGLNVQTLIMGGYYTDVCVHYTAVDAHQNDYYIRVLHDGCLGSSQAAHQASLNAMTYLQHASKTDSAEMVPLIEAWGKARRASV
- a CDS encoding N-acyl homoserine lactonase family protein; its protein translation is MAAYTSVHKLYVLLCGFEILPLGISVRGGDNRIIVAEPICAYLAETETGWVLFDTGIDAERIHDPDLAKAYYTDRGWTTLPVVHPAHSLTGQLQEIGIRPEDIHQVVMSHMHTDHTGYLKLFRHATITAQRAEYHYALYNPPELGNIIEDYNLPDLNWQLIEGDHELQPGIQLLSTPGHTPGHQSALISLPSGKQLVLTFDAGDFLQNFDQELLPGSASNDRQAMESLLRLKRLANEPGHMLFPLHDPAFIQTARLAPLYYD